Proteins encoded in a region of the Rhodococcus sp. SBT000017 genome:
- a CDS encoding ABC transporter substrate-binding protein — protein sequence MAIRTYVRTAAVVSVTSLALFGCSSSDDSGSTDSTTASGGTAAAETTVSTDCEPEQATAGATPVTDPLVVGTLLPNTGSLAFLGPPEVAGVQLAVNDINAAGGVLDQPVTLIPGDSGDTTTDTANTTVDRLLAGGADVIVGAASSAVSLQVIDKITSAGVVQISPANTSDQFVCYPDSGLYFRTAPTDVLQAQALADLIAQDGAQRVSILALNDPYGTGLANNTVENLEAAGIASDQLQTIIYDPNAQSYNAEIDDVNNFAPDAVAVIGFDESARIITRMHELGIGPSDGTLVYGVDGNMGNALGESMAPGLLDTMRGTTPLTDVGTAFQDRLKTVDPALVDFNYAGESYDAVVIPALAAIQAGSTAGVDIAANINSVTKDGEKCTTFEECLPLLQAGTDIDYDGVTGALNFSDAGEPATGSYGNLVFGPDNTLTTDGYIVVGE from the coding sequence ATGGCAATTCGGACCTATGTCCGCACGGCTGCGGTGGTGAGCGTTACCTCGCTCGCACTGTTCGGCTGTTCGTCGAGCGACGACTCGGGCTCGACCGACTCCACCACGGCCAGCGGCGGCACTGCAGCCGCGGAAACGACCGTCTCCACCGATTGCGAGCCCGAGCAGGCCACAGCAGGGGCCACGCCCGTCACCGATCCTCTGGTCGTCGGAACCTTGCTGCCCAACACCGGCAGCCTGGCCTTCCTCGGACCGCCCGAGGTCGCTGGTGTCCAGCTCGCAGTCAACGACATCAACGCTGCCGGTGGTGTCTTGGACCAGCCGGTCACGCTGATCCCCGGCGACTCCGGTGACACCACCACCGACACCGCCAACACCACCGTCGACCGCCTGCTCGCAGGCGGTGCCGACGTCATCGTCGGTGCAGCGTCCTCGGCAGTCTCCCTGCAGGTCATCGACAAGATCACCAGCGCGGGCGTCGTGCAGATCTCGCCGGCCAACACGTCCGACCAGTTCGTCTGCTACCCGGACAGCGGCCTCTACTTCCGCACCGCTCCCACCGATGTGCTGCAGGCTCAGGCCCTCGCGGACCTCATCGCCCAGGACGGTGCCCAGCGGGTGTCGATCCTCGCCCTGAACGACCCGTACGGAACGGGCTTGGCCAACAACACGGTCGAGAACCTCGAAGCCGCGGGAATCGCGTCCGATCAGCTCCAGACGATCATCTACGATCCCAACGCTCAGTCGTACAACGCCGAGATCGACGACGTGAACAACTTCGCACCCGATGCTGTCGCCGTGATCGGATTCGACGAGTCCGCTCGCATCATCACCCGTATGCACGAGCTCGGAATCGGACCGTCCGACGGCACGTTGGTCTACGGCGTCGACGGCAATATGGGCAATGCACTCGGCGAGTCGATGGCTCCGGGTCTGCTCGACACGATGCGGGGCACCACGCCGCTGACCGACGTCGGTACCGCGTTCCAGGACCGACTCAAGACCGTCGATCCCGCGCTCGTCGACTTCAACTACGCGGGTGAGTCCTACGACGCCGTTGTGATTCCTGCACTGGCAGCAATTCAGGCCGGATCGACTGCGGGCGTGGATATTGCGGCCAACATCAACAGTGTCACCAAGGACGGCGAGAAGTGCACGACGTTCGAGGAATGCCTTCCGTTGCTGCAGGCAGGCACCGACATCGACTACGACGGTGTCACCGGTGCGCTCAACTTCAGTGACGCAGGCGAACCGGCAACCGGTTCGTACGGCAACCTGGTCTTCGGGCCGGACAACACCCTCACCACGGATGGATACATCGTCGTCGGTGAGTGA
- a CDS encoding ABC transporter ATP-binding protein, giving the protein MSEPTTEKQQLTPAEFAATPGEHARLAEGALLRADGLVAGYIPGVNILSECNFFLNDGEIVGIIGPNGAGKSTLLKTLFGLVAVREGSVKLRGDTITSAEAHVLVTKGVGYVPQTQNVFPSLTIEENLEMGIYLRPKKFNERFDFVSELFPLLSDRRKVKAGALSGGERQMVAMGRALMMEPSVLLLDEPSAGLSPMFQDEVFIRCKKINAAGVSIIMVEQNARRCLQICDRGYVLDQGRNAYTDTGPALMNDPKVIELYLGTLAGSKEKK; this is encoded by the coding sequence ATGAGCGAACCGACCACCGAGAAGCAGCAACTGACACCCGCGGAGTTCGCGGCCACGCCCGGGGAACACGCCCGCCTCGCCGAAGGTGCTCTACTGCGCGCCGACGGCCTGGTCGCCGGGTACATCCCCGGTGTGAACATCCTCAGTGAGTGCAACTTCTTCCTCAACGACGGGGAGATCGTCGGGATCATCGGCCCCAACGGGGCCGGCAAGTCGACTCTGCTGAAGACGCTGTTCGGGCTCGTTGCCGTTCGGGAGGGCAGCGTCAAACTGCGCGGAGACACCATCACGTCCGCGGAGGCGCACGTGCTGGTGACGAAAGGCGTCGGCTACGTCCCGCAGACGCAGAATGTGTTCCCGTCGCTCACCATCGAAGAGAACCTCGAAATGGGAATCTATCTGCGTCCCAAGAAGTTCAACGAACGCTTCGATTTCGTCAGCGAGCTCTTTCCACTTCTGAGCGATCGCCGCAAGGTCAAAGCCGGCGCGCTCTCCGGCGGTGAGCGACAGATGGTGGCGATGGGACGCGCACTGATGATGGAACCATCGGTACTGCTGCTCGACGAGCCGTCGGCCGGGTTGTCGCCGATGTTCCAGGACGAGGTGTTCATCCGCTGCAAGAAGATCAATGCGGCCGGTGTCTCGATCATCATGGTCGAGCAGAATGCCCGTCGATGCCTGCAGATCTGCGACCGCGGATACGTTCTCGATCAGGGCCGCAACGCCTACACCGATACCGGTCCGGCGTTGATGAACGACCCGAAGGTGATCGAGCTGTATCTCGGCACACTGGCAGGAAGCAAAGAGAAGAAGTAG
- a CDS encoding ABC transporter ATP-binding protein, with amino-acid sequence MALDADQRAALFAGVAGEPGSAKPDPTLVVDGISRTFGGLKAVDVAHLEIQRGCITGLIGPNGAGKTTLFNLLTGFDRPDTGTWSMDGQELGKMHPHQVARKGVVRTFQLTKALSKLTVLDNVRLGATGQRGERILNTFLPWTWKAQEREVTERANELLARFKLDAKADDLAGSLSGGQRKLLEMARALMTDPSVVMLDEPMAGVNPALTQSLLGHIKSLRDDGMTVVFVEHDMDVIRDISDWVVVMAQGSVIAESTPEELSNNGAVVDAYLGSHHDQALEFDADGNPVGATAELAEVLKKAEVEELAAGGDLSEPEFVKPDTTDGGSHRAKEVN; translated from the coding sequence ATGGCCCTCGACGCCGATCAGCGTGCGGCGCTGTTCGCCGGAGTGGCAGGTGAACCCGGCTCGGCGAAACCCGATCCGACTCTCGTGGTGGATGGCATCTCGCGCACGTTCGGCGGTCTCAAGGCCGTCGACGTAGCGCATCTCGAGATACAACGCGGCTGTATCACCGGTCTGATCGGCCCGAACGGTGCAGGCAAGACGACGCTCTTCAATCTGCTCACCGGGTTCGATCGACCCGACACCGGCACCTGGTCGATGGACGGTCAGGAACTGGGCAAGATGCATCCGCACCAGGTGGCCCGCAAGGGCGTCGTCAGAACGTTCCAGCTCACCAAGGCACTGTCGAAACTGACGGTTCTCGACAACGTTCGACTCGGTGCCACCGGGCAACGCGGCGAACGCATTCTGAACACCTTCCTCCCGTGGACCTGGAAGGCACAGGAGCGTGAGGTGACCGAGCGTGCGAACGAGCTGCTCGCTCGCTTCAAACTCGATGCCAAGGCCGACGACCTCGCCGGATCATTGTCCGGCGGCCAGCGCAAACTGCTCGAGATGGCCCGCGCGCTGATGACCGACCCGTCCGTGGTGATGCTCGACGAGCCGATGGCCGGGGTCAATCCCGCACTGACGCAATCACTTCTGGGGCACATCAAGTCACTGCGCGACGACGGCATGACGGTGGTGTTCGTCGAACACGACATGGACGTCATCCGAGACATCAGCGACTGGGTGGTGGTGATGGCGCAGGGCAGTGTGATCGCCGAATCGACACCGGAGGAGCTCTCGAACAACGGTGCCGTCGTCGATGCGTATCTCGGCAGCCACCACGATCAGGCTCTCGAATTCGATGCCGACGGCAATCCCGTCGGTGCCACTGCCGAACTGGCAGAGGTACTGAAGAAAGCCGAGGTCGAGGAGCTTGCGGCCGGTGGCGATCTGTCGGAACCGGAGTTCGTGAAGCCCGACACCACCGACGGTGGATCCCACCGGGCCAAGGAGGTCAACTGA
- a CDS encoding branched-chain amino acid ABC transporter permease, with protein sequence MDILGALQVSLAQLVGPSAIFYALLAIGLNLHFGYAGLLNFGQIGFALLGGYGVGIMTITYEQPLWLGILVGLGAAGLLALVLGIPTLRLRADYLAIVTIAASEILRLVFRSTASDSVTASTNGLFGFADPFTSLSPFDSGKQYDFVGVKFYGDDLWAMVVGWSLVLILCGVVYLLTHSPWGRVLKAVREDEDAARSLGKNVFVYKMQALVLGGVIGGMGGVFNALQTKSINPDFYSTAQTFFAFGALILGGAATVFGPVVGAMLFWFLLSIPDAILRQAISGPDPLLDLTEQQVGATRFVLLGILIALLMVFRPQGILGNKREVQLNA encoded by the coding sequence ATGGATATTCTCGGAGCACTCCAGGTTTCCCTCGCTCAACTCGTCGGGCCGTCCGCGATCTTCTACGCGCTGCTTGCCATCGGCCTGAACCTGCACTTCGGCTACGCCGGCCTGCTCAACTTCGGTCAGATCGGCTTCGCGCTGCTCGGCGGCTACGGCGTTGGCATCATGACCATCACCTACGAACAACCGCTGTGGTTGGGCATTCTGGTCGGCCTCGGTGCCGCCGGTCTGTTGGCTCTGGTGCTGGGCATTCCCACGCTACGACTGCGCGCCGACTACCTGGCCATCGTCACGATCGCCGCGTCGGAAATCCTTCGTCTCGTGTTCAGATCCACGGCCAGCGACTCGGTGACCGCATCGACCAACGGCCTGTTCGGATTTGCCGATCCGTTCACCTCGCTCAGCCCATTCGATTCGGGCAAGCAATACGACTTCGTCGGGGTGAAGTTCTACGGTGACGATCTGTGGGCCATGGTCGTCGGTTGGTCGCTGGTCCTCATTCTCTGCGGCGTCGTCTATCTCCTGACACACAGCCCGTGGGGTCGCGTCCTGAAAGCGGTGCGCGAAGACGAGGATGCGGCACGCTCGCTCGGTAAGAACGTCTTCGTGTACAAGATGCAGGCGCTCGTGCTCGGTGGTGTGATCGGCGGCATGGGCGGTGTCTTCAACGCCCTGCAGACCAAGTCGATCAACCCCGACTTCTACTCCACGGCGCAGACGTTCTTCGCCTTCGGAGCCCTGATTCTCGGCGGCGCGGCCACAGTGTTCGGTCCCGTCGTCGGAGCCATGCTGTTCTGGTTCCTGCTTTCGATCCCCGACGCCATTCTGCGTCAAGCCATCTCGGGGCCGGATCCGCTGCTCGACCTCACCGAGCAGCAGGTCGGTGCCACCCGTTTCGTCCTCCTGGGAATCCTGATCGCACTACTGATGGTGTTCAGACCCCAGGGCATTCTCGGCAACAAGCGAGAGGTTCAGCTCAATGCCTGA
- a CDS encoding branched-chain amino acid ABC transporter permease, whose translation MRARSAVRLFQRTLLLAVLSSIAALLFSAPALAQEPTPTPPAAPGTSAEQAPPADAVSVAGSLNNGGERLIGVDVAALDASGSEVARTTSETGGRWTLELSPGTYTFQVVEETLPDGVSVQGEVQRDVQAGRSNTVIFSFGEARTATSVPVWEQFLRTTVDGFRFGLVIALAAVGLSLIFGTTGLTNFAHGELVTLGAVAAWVFNVTMGIQLIPATILAIIVGVAIGWLNNAAIWKPLRKRRTGLIAQLVVSIGLAIALRYLILIFFSDRAEPFADYQAQTQNEWGPFAITNVNLACIIISVVVLVGVALMLQRTRIGKAMRAVADNRDLAASSGINVERVVTFVWCLGGGLAALGGVLFGLSELAGRVQWEMGFKLLLLMFAGITLGGLGTAYGAFLGCVIVGLLVQWSTLIINPDLKYIGGLLVLILILIVRPQGILGSRQRIG comes from the coding sequence TTGCGCGCAAGATCTGCCGTTCGGCTCTTCCAGCGAACACTCCTACTCGCCGTTCTGAGTTCCATTGCCGCGCTGCTGTTCAGTGCGCCGGCATTGGCCCAGGAACCTACCCCCACTCCCCCGGCAGCACCGGGGACCAGTGCCGAACAGGCACCGCCCGCAGACGCGGTCAGCGTCGCCGGATCTCTCAACAACGGTGGCGAACGACTCATCGGCGTCGACGTCGCTGCGCTCGACGCGTCCGGCTCCGAAGTCGCCCGCACCACCAGTGAAACCGGCGGCCGGTGGACCCTCGAATTGTCTCCCGGCACATACACATTCCAGGTCGTCGAGGAAACGCTCCCCGACGGGGTGAGCGTCCAGGGCGAGGTCCAGCGCGATGTGCAGGCCGGGCGCTCCAACACCGTCATCTTCTCGTTCGGTGAGGCCAGAACAGCCACCAGCGTCCCGGTCTGGGAGCAGTTCCTGCGAACCACGGTGGACGGCTTCCGGTTCGGACTCGTCATCGCGCTCGCTGCCGTCGGCCTGAGCCTGATCTTCGGAACCACCGGACTGACGAACTTTGCGCACGGTGAGTTGGTCACGCTCGGCGCGGTTGCGGCCTGGGTCTTCAACGTCACGATGGGTATCCAACTCATCCCGGCCACGATCCTCGCGATCATCGTCGGCGTCGCGATCGGCTGGCTCAACAACGCGGCCATCTGGAAACCGTTGCGAAAACGTCGAACCGGCCTCATTGCTCAGCTCGTGGTGTCCATCGGCCTCGCGATCGCGCTCCGCTACCTGATCCTCATCTTCTTCTCGGACCGAGCCGAGCCGTTCGCGGATTACCAGGCTCAGACTCAGAACGAGTGGGGCCCGTTCGCCATCACCAACGTCAACCTCGCGTGCATCATCATCAGCGTGGTGGTCCTCGTCGGTGTGGCACTCATGTTGCAGCGCACGCGCATCGGCAAGGCCATGCGCGCCGTCGCCGACAATCGCGACCTCGCCGCATCCTCGGGCATCAATGTCGAGCGTGTCGTGACGTTCGTCTGGTGCCTCGGCGGCGGTCTCGCCGCCCTCGGCGGTGTTCTGTTCGGTCTCTCCGAACTCGCCGGTCGCGTGCAGTGGGAGATGGGCTTCAAGCTCCTACTGCTGATGTTCGCCGGAATCACATTGGGGGGACTGGGAACCGCGTACGGGGCCTTCCTCGGCTGCGTCATCGTCGGTCTGCTCGTGCAGTGGTCGACGCTGATCATCAATCCCGATCTCAAGTACATCGGAGGACTGCTCGTCTTGATACTCATCCTCATCGTCAGGCCGCAGGGCATACTCGGCTCGCGGCAAAGGATCGGGTGA
- the polA gene encoding DNA polymerase I: MSPVTEKSAAPAAETDAKAGGERPTLLLIDGHSMAFRAFFALPADNFKTTSGQSTNAVYGFTSMLINLLRDEKPTHIAAAFDVSRQTFRAERFPEYKANRSKTPDEFAGQVDITKDVLGAMGIPVMAEAGFEADDIIATLVTQAEALGYRVLVVTGDRDALQLVTDNVTVLYPRKGVSDLTRFTPDEVATKYGLTPSQYPDFAALRGDPSDNLPGIPGVGEKTATKWIIEYGSLTALVDNVDKVKGKVGDALRANLSSVVLNRELTEMVRDVPLPYTPDQLELAPWDREKIHALFDDLEFRILRDRLFETLASVEPEAEEGFDVRGGIVAPGELAAWLAEHAADGRRSGLSILGPRRPFDSDATSVAIAAADGEGAFVTTTALDESDEQALAAWLADPAQPKALHEAKWALHAVRGRGWTLGGLTTDTALAAYLVRPGQRSFNLDDLSLRYLKRELRVEDAGEGQMSLLDAEDTADAAFAEGEILKARAVIDLADALDAELAAIESTTLLSEMELPLLTVLADVEATGIAVNGDHLRALQSGFAAQVDEAANSAYGVIDKQINLGSPKQLQVVLFEELDMPKTKKTKTGYTTDADALQGLFEKTEHPFLKFLLDHRDATRMKVTVDGLLKSVADDGRIHTTFNQTVAATGRLSSTEPNLQNIPVRNEAGRHIRDGFVVGAGYDTLLTADYSQIEMRIMAHVSGDEGLIEAFNTGEDLHSFVGARAFGVPIEEVTPELRRRVKAMSYGLAYGLSAFGLAAQLKISTDEAKQQMEAYFARFGGVRDYLRNAVEEARKVGYTSTLYGRRRYLPDLNSDNRQRREVAERAALNAPIQGTAADIIKVAMIDVHKSLAESTLKSRMLLQVHDELVLEVVESEREEVEALVRDKMSSAIELSVPLEVSVGTGRSWDAAAH; the protein is encoded by the coding sequence GTGAGCCCAGTAACCGAGAAAAGTGCAGCGCCCGCAGCCGAGACCGATGCGAAAGCAGGCGGGGAGCGGCCCACGTTGCTGCTCATCGACGGCCACTCGATGGCGTTCCGTGCCTTCTTCGCGTTACCTGCGGACAACTTCAAGACCACCAGCGGTCAGTCCACCAATGCCGTGTACGGGTTCACCTCGATGTTGATCAATCTGCTGCGGGACGAGAAACCGACGCACATCGCGGCGGCGTTCGACGTCTCACGGCAGACCTTCCGCGCCGAGCGGTTCCCCGAGTACAAGGCCAACCGCAGCAAGACGCCGGACGAGTTCGCCGGCCAGGTCGACATCACCAAGGACGTACTCGGGGCCATGGGTATCCCGGTGATGGCAGAGGCGGGCTTCGAGGCGGACGACATCATCGCCACCCTGGTGACCCAGGCGGAGGCGCTCGGCTACCGCGTTCTGGTGGTCACCGGCGACCGCGATGCGCTCCAGTTGGTGACCGACAACGTCACGGTGCTGTATCCGCGCAAGGGTGTCTCGGATCTGACGCGGTTCACCCCCGACGAGGTCGCCACCAAGTACGGATTGACGCCGTCGCAGTACCCGGACTTCGCGGCTCTGCGCGGCGACCCGAGCGACAACCTTCCCGGCATTCCCGGGGTCGGCGAGAAGACGGCGACCAAGTGGATCATCGAATACGGTTCCCTCACCGCTCTCGTCGACAACGTGGACAAGGTCAAGGGCAAAGTGGGAGATGCACTGCGCGCCAACCTGTCGAGTGTGGTGCTCAACCGCGAGCTCACCGAGATGGTGCGCGATGTGCCGTTGCCCTACACCCCCGATCAGCTCGAACTGGCTCCGTGGGATCGCGAGAAGATCCATGCCTTGTTCGACGATCTGGAGTTCCGCATTCTGCGGGACCGGTTGTTCGAGACTCTCGCGTCGGTCGAACCCGAAGCTGAGGAGGGTTTCGACGTCCGCGGCGGCATCGTCGCGCCGGGCGAACTGGCCGCGTGGCTGGCAGAACACGCGGCCGACGGCCGGCGCAGCGGGCTGTCGATCCTCGGCCCGCGTCGGCCGTTCGACAGCGACGCGACGTCGGTGGCGATCGCTGCGGCCGACGGTGAGGGGGCGTTCGTCACGACGACCGCTCTCGACGAATCCGACGAGCAGGCACTCGCCGCCTGGCTCGCCGATCCGGCGCAACCCAAGGCGCTGCACGAGGCCAAGTGGGCTCTGCATGCGGTTCGTGGGCGCGGCTGGACCCTCGGCGGGTTGACCACCGACACCGCCCTTGCTGCGTACCTGGTGCGGCCCGGTCAGCGATCCTTCAACCTCGACGACCTGTCGTTGCGCTACCTCAAACGCGAACTCCGGGTGGAGGATGCGGGTGAAGGTCAGATGTCGTTGCTCGACGCCGAGGACACCGCCGATGCGGCGTTCGCAGAGGGCGAGATTCTCAAGGCGCGGGCCGTCATCGACCTGGCCGATGCGCTGGACGCCGAGCTGGCCGCCATCGAGTCGACCACCCTGCTCTCCGAGATGGAGCTGCCGCTGCTGACGGTGTTGGCCGATGTCGAGGCAACGGGTATCGCCGTGAACGGTGATCACCTCCGCGCACTGCAGTCCGGATTCGCTGCGCAGGTGGACGAGGCCGCGAACTCCGCCTACGGCGTGATCGACAAGCAGATCAACCTCGGGTCACCGAAGCAGTTGCAGGTGGTGCTGTTCGAGGAACTCGACATGCCCAAGACGAAGAAGACCAAGACCGGGTACACCACCGATGCCGATGCGCTGCAAGGGTTGTTCGAGAAGACCGAGCATCCGTTCCTGAAGTTTCTGCTCGATCACCGGGACGCGACGCGGATGAAGGTGACGGTCGACGGCCTGCTGAAATCCGTTGCCGACGACGGACGCATTCACACGACGTTCAATCAGACGGTCGCGGCCACGGGACGGCTGTCCTCCACCGAGCCGAACCTGCAGAACATTCCGGTTCGCAACGAGGCGGGCCGCCACATCCGGGACGGCTTCGTCGTCGGGGCGGGGTACGACACCCTGCTCACGGCCGACTACAGCCAGATCGAGATGCGCATCATGGCGCACGTCTCCGGCGACGAAGGGCTGATCGAGGCCTTCAACACCGGCGAGGATCTGCACAGCTTCGTCGGTGCCCGGGCATTCGGCGTGCCGATCGAGGAGGTCACCCCCGAACTGCGCCGCCGGGTCAAGGCGATGTCGTACGGACTGGCCTACGGGCTCAGCGCTTTCGGTCTCGCCGCGCAGCTCAAGATCTCCACCGACGAGGCGAAGCAGCAGATGGAGGCGTACTTCGCGCGGTTCGGAGGCGTCCGTGACTACCTGCGCAACGCCGTCGAGGAAGCGCGCAAGGTGGGGTACACCTCCACGCTGTACGGCAGGCGCCGCTACTTGCCCGATCTCAACAGCGACAATCGTCAGCGTCGCGAGGTGGCCGAGCGGGCCGCACTCAATGCCCCGATCCAGGGCACTGCCGCAGACATCATCAAGGTTGCGATGATCGACGTACACAAGTCGCTGGCGGAGTCGACGCTGAAGTCACGAATGCTGTTGCAGGTACACGACGAATTGGTGCTCGAGGTCGTCGAATCCGAGCGCGAGGAAGTCGAGGCACTGGTACGCGACAAGATGTCCTCGGCCATCGAACTGTCGGTGCCCCTCGAAGTCTCGGTCGGCACCGGGCGCAGCTGGGATGCCGCAGCACACTGA
- the trxA gene encoding thioredoxin, with the protein MATQTLTQQNFDEIVTSNDVVLVDFWASWCGPCRQFAPTFEQSSDAHPDVVHAKVDTEAEQGLAAAAQIQSIPTIMAFREGILVYAQPGALPAPALEDLVGQIKALDMDVVRQQIAEQAPAAE; encoded by the coding sequence GTGGCCACTCAGACTTTGACCCAGCAGAATTTCGACGAGATCGTGACGAGCAACGACGTGGTGTTGGTCGATTTCTGGGCGTCCTGGTGCGGACCGTGCCGCCAGTTCGCTCCCACCTTCGAGCAATCGTCCGACGCACACCCCGACGTCGTGCACGCCAAGGTCGACACCGAGGCCGAGCAGGGCCTTGCTGCGGCAGCGCAGATCCAGTCGATCCCGACGATCATGGCGTTCCGCGAAGGAATTCTCGTCTACGCACAGCCCGGCGCACTGCCTGCACCGGCGCTCGAGGACCTCGTCGGTCAGATCAAGGCACTCGACATGGACGTCGTGCGCCAGCAGATCGCCGAGCAGGCTCCCGCGGCGGAGTAA
- a CDS encoding helix-turn-helix domain-containing protein, whose amino-acid sequence MLKRVVVALMPLTEPFELGVACEVFGFDRSDEGLPTYDFSLIAGVPQPIRTRVGYTIDVPHDLDSLDSADLIIIPAGGTEAAVDGSFVCGTEYDASIEPLLAKLRAAVERGAMVASLCNGAFVLGKAGLLDGRPCTTHWRHSASLAAKYPLAQVDPNVLYVDAGNVLTSAGTAAGIDLCLHIVRKYQGSVVANGIARRMVVPPHRDGGQAQFVTSPLPATRTETLAPLLDWMTENLDSELTIGRLAARVNMSARTFARKFAAETGTTPARWLNDQRVLAAQQLLENSDLPMDSIAEVVGFGNAAALRQHFVRLRCTTPNSYRRTFRAAPQPA is encoded by the coding sequence ATGCTGAAACGAGTGGTCGTCGCGCTGATGCCGTTGACCGAACCTTTCGAGCTGGGCGTCGCCTGCGAGGTGTTCGGATTCGATCGCTCGGACGAGGGCCTTCCCACCTACGACTTCTCCCTGATCGCGGGTGTACCCCAACCGATCCGCACCCGCGTCGGCTACACCATCGACGTGCCACACGATCTCGACAGTCTCGACAGCGCCGACCTGATCATCATCCCGGCCGGGGGCACCGAGGCGGCAGTCGACGGCAGCTTCGTCTGCGGCACCGAATACGACGCATCCATCGAACCTCTGCTGGCCAAACTGCGCGCGGCGGTGGAACGAGGCGCGATGGTCGCGAGCCTCTGCAACGGCGCCTTCGTACTCGGCAAGGCGGGACTCCTCGACGGCCGACCCTGCACGACGCATTGGCGGCACTCTGCCTCTCTGGCCGCGAAATACCCCCTGGCACAGGTGGATCCGAATGTCCTCTACGTGGATGCAGGCAACGTACTCACCAGCGCCGGCACGGCAGCCGGCATCGACCTGTGCCTGCACATCGTGCGCAAGTACCAGGGCAGTGTCGTGGCGAACGGCATCGCCCGCAGGATGGTCGTTCCTCCGCATCGTGACGGCGGCCAGGCTCAATTCGTCACCAGTCCCCTGCCCGCCACTCGCACCGAGACACTGGCTCCGCTGCTGGACTGGATGACCGAGAATCTCGACTCCGAGCTCACCATCGGTCGATTGGCGGCGCGGGTGAACATGTCTGCGCGAACCTTCGCCCGCAAGTTCGCGGCCGAGACCGGAACGACTCCCGCACGCTGGCTCAACGACCAACGAGTACTGGCTGCGCAGCAGCTGTTGGAGAACTCCGACCTGCCGATGGATTCGATTGCCGAGGTGGTCGGCTTCGGAAACGCCGCGGCCCTGCGTCAGCATTTCGTGCGATTGCGATGCACCACGCCCAATTCGTATCGCCGCACGTTCCGTGCCGCACCCCAGCCCGCCTGA
- a CDS encoding 2'-5' RNA ligase family protein, which translates to MVQSAELLLDAGLDAAVRREWAALSEAGLPSQDRHRGESNRPHVTVAVASSMPAAVDDGDAVRFDPFDVRLGGLVVFGGRTITLARLVVPSSELLDLHARLYEAVGERSLDHLEPGRWTPHVTVARRLTPEEAGAAVRMLSVNVDDLVGSAVALRRWDGEGKREWRIG; encoded by the coding sequence ATGGTGCAGTCCGCAGAACTTCTCCTCGACGCCGGCCTCGACGCCGCGGTTCGCCGCGAGTGGGCGGCACTGTCCGAAGCCGGCCTCCCGAGCCAGGACCGCCACCGCGGTGAGTCGAACCGCCCGCACGTCACCGTCGCGGTGGCGTCGTCGATGCCGGCCGCGGTGGACGACGGCGATGCGGTCCGCTTCGATCCGTTCGATGTGCGTCTCGGTGGGCTCGTCGTGTTCGGTGGTCGAACGATCACGCTGGCTCGACTGGTCGTTCCGTCGAGCGAGTTGCTCGATCTGCACGCCCGGCTGTACGAGGCCGTGGGCGAACGATCGCTCGATCACCTCGAACCCGGCCGTTGGACACCTCACGTGACGGTCGCCCGACGGTTGACCCCCGAGGAGGCAGGAGCAGCGGTGCGCATGCTCTCTGTGAACGTCGACGATCTGGTCGGATCCGCAGTTGCGCTGCGCAGATGGGACGGCGAGGGCAAACGTGAATGGCGAATCGGATGA